A stretch of DNA from Synechococcus sp. JA-3-3Ab:
GCAGGATCTGCAAATCCTCCCCCCAGCCACACCGCCCATGATAGGCTGCTGTGGCGACATAGGAGGGGAAAAGCATTGCCCAGGTGCTGAGGTTGTAATCGGTGGTCTCCAGCAGCCCGAACTCGATGGCCGGCGAGATGAGAATAGCCCCCGACAGGCCCACGCCAAACTTGGCTTGCAGCTCCTTGGCCAGCCGCGCCACCCGAAAGCCCCCGTAGCTCTCGCCGGCAATGAAAATGGGAGAGAGCCAGCGCTTGTAGCGCGAGAGGAAGCCCTGGATAAACTCGCCCAAGGATTGCAAATCCCGCTCCACGTCCCAAAAGGGAGCCTCCTTGGGGGGCTCGTCTTCCTTTTCCTCCGCCTGGGTGGGCTTGGCCGCCGGATCGGATTTTTCCTGAGAACTTTTGGCGTCTTGAGACTCCTTGGGCAGGGCGCGGCTGAACCCCGTCCCCACCGGATCGACAAAGACCAAATCAGAAAACAGCAGCCAACTTTCGCCGTTATCCACCAGTTGCACTGGCGAGGGCGGCAAGCTGCCGTTGGGCCCAAAGCGGAGGCGTCTCGGCCCCAGGGATCCCATGTGCAAATAGGCAGAGGCCGCCCCCGGCCCGCCGTTGAAGACGAAGGTGAGAGGCCGCTGTCGGGAGTCAACCTCCTGCCTCAGATAGGCGACGTGGAAGATCTCGGCTACCGGCTTTTCCCGCCGGAAGAGGGTCTGCCAGCCGGCCACCGCCCTGTAGGGGAAGGACTTTCCCCCGGCGTTGAACGTGTGCTCCGTGGTGTGCAGGACAGGAGTGGACTTGGATTCTGCAGGCATAGAGACACGGGATCCACAACTTGCTGATCCAGTGAATCACAAGTTGCCGGATCTCCACCCCTGCCTTGGAACAGAAGCCGGGGATTACAGGGTGAGCGGCGCTTCCAAAGTCAGATTAAACGACTGGCCGGGGCGCAGCACCACCACCTGGGGAGCGGTTACATTGCCCACCACCACGCCAGCCACTGCCCCGCCTAGAACATTGCCCGCCGAGACGCCGCCGCTGATGGCTCCCAAAAGGGTGCCTGCGACTGCCCCGATGGCTGCATCCTGGGCGATGGCCTCAGCCGAATACTGGCGGGGATCCTTCTCGTCGTGGAGGATGCCGGAAGAGGCCTGCAGGCTATAGGTGCGACCGCCGAGGACGATGGAGGTGGCAACAAAGCGGGATCCGCCCGGTGCCGGTTCCATTTGCCCAAAAACGCGGCTGCCCGCCGGGATCACCAAACGCCCCTGGTTGTCGAAAATGTTTTGCGTGACGGCCACCTCCAGCGGGTAGATGGTGTCGGGGTAAAAGTATTGCGGCCCTTCGCTGCTGAGGCTGCCGACGGGAATAATCGTCCCCTGCTCAAGGCGGTAGGCACCCAATTGGAAAAGCGGCTGGGCCTCTCCTGGCAAGGGGGCCAGCAGAGGGATCCCTGCCAAACCGATCGCGGCTGCTGCTAAGATAGCTTTCATCCAGAAGTCTCCAATTCTCCGAAGTTCTGCACGTGCCCGCGGCCTTTTCGGGCCGAGGTTTGTCCTTTTGCGGTTTTCTCTACACTTCCAGGTTACCCAATCCCAGTTCCGGTTTCCTTTCCGACTCGAGTAGCTTGGTTTTCAACTTTGGGCAGTTTTGAGCGGCCTAGGTGGCCAGTGAGTTTTTCAGACAGGCTCAAAAGTGCTGGAAGGCCTGCTGGCGGCTGAGGATTTGCCCGTCCTGCAACCGCACCGTCCCCTGCGGATCCCAGCCGGTTACTTCCCCAATCCAGGCGGCTCCTGGCAACTTTTCCAACAGATGCTTGGCCACCGACACCTCGGCACTGAGAAGCAGCTCAAAGTCTTCGCCCCCATAAAGCGCCCACTCCAAAGCTTGGGCCGGGAACGCCTGGCGCAAAGCCACCGAAATCGGGATCCGCTCCGCCGCGATCCGCGCCGCTACCCCACTGCTCTGGCACACCTGCACCAGGGCGTCCGCCAAGCCATCGCTGGTGTCCATGCCGGCCAGGCGCAGAGGACCGGGGAGCGCTTCCAAAAGGGACAGAACATCCAAGCGCGGGCGCGGGTATTGGTGGGCTCTGATCAACTGCTGCCGCTGTGCTGCCGTGGCTGAGGATCCCTGTTCGGGATGGAGCAGCAGCTCCAGGCCGGCCCGCGCGTCGCCGTGGGGCCCTGTGACCACCAGCCAATCGCCCGGCT
This window harbors:
- the thiL gene encoding thiamine-phosphate kinase codes for the protein MFSDLPDFFPQPKSSSSPTPISAIGEAGLLQIVQRYCPAQVVGDDGAVLPAPEGQLVVSTDVLVEGVHFSDVTTPAHAVGWRAVAANLSDLAAMGSRPRALVVGLGLPGSTPVAWVEELYEGMRACCARWGAELVGGDLCRSPQRFVAITALGSVQPGRAIERRRAQPGDWLVVTGPHGDARAGLELLLHPEQGSSATAAQRQQLIRAHQYPRPRLDVLSLLEALPGPLRLAGMDTSDGLADALVQVCQSSGVAARIAAERIPISVALRQAFPAQALEWALYGGEDFELLLSAEVSVAKHLLEKLPGAAWIGEVTGWDPQGTVRLQDGQILSRQQAFQHF
- a CDS encoding S10 family peptidase, encoding MPAESKSTPVLHTTEHTFNAGGKSFPYRAVAGWQTLFRREKPVAEIFHVAYLRQEVDSRQRPLTFVFNGGPGAASAYLHMGSLGPRRLRFGPNGSLPPSPVQLVDNGESWLLFSDLVFVDPVGTGFSRALPKESQDAKSSQEKSDPAAKPTQAEEKEDEPPKEAPFWDVERDLQSLGEFIQGFLSRYKRWLSPIFIAGESYGGFRVARLAKELQAKFGVGLSGAILISPAIEFGLLETTDYNLSTWAMLFPSYVATAAYHGRCGWGEDLQILLPKAEGFARQRLLPLLAMGEAMPEAERQAIYAEMAAGIGLSPEYVAHKGGRIDPASFARELLRSQRLVLGLYDASVTTVDPFPDRPTFEGSDPTLDGVDRLFTAAINSHLRETLQVDTELTYHLLNLEVFKSWRFAPKGELKQGFIGAMDELRSSMALNPHMRVSIHHGFYDLVTPYFASNHLVDLMKLDPRLKANLTLRHYRGGHMFYTWDPSRAEWFAEMAEFYRKAVSSSGIPA